A portion of the Trichoplusia ni isolate ovarian cell line Hi5 chromosome 12, tn1, whole genome shotgun sequence genome contains these proteins:
- the LOC113499288 gene encoding uncharacterized protein LOC113499288 isoform X2, giving the protein MFLLILLVLSSPDWTQQHLTYPVDYCKLAAVCIHDNRMVCATTEDGCSRRTFIDQCDMYEYNCDFGARYRKYTGVQTATCKGKQDFRCN; this is encoded by the exons atgtttttattaattttactgg TTCTATCATCACCAGATTGGACTCAGCAGCATTTgacttat cCGGTGGACTATTGTAAATTGGCAGCCGTATGCATCCACGACAACCGCATGGTGTGCGCGACCACGGAGGACGGGTGCAGCCGACGAACGTTCATCGATCAGTGCGACATGTACGAATATAACTGCGATTTTGGAGCAA GGTACAGAAAGTACACGGGAGTGCAAACTGCGACTTGTAAGGGGAAACAAGATTTTcgatgtaattaa
- the LOC113499287 gene encoding salivary glue protein Sgs-3-like: MHQLPTPPEINFCQTPQTTQKDNSDSDYLENTGDSSTDYSDTCEPPCEVPSTWVTTEVRTHPYIEITTTPLLTTTTTATTQTITTTDSPTTTTTENTTTITTESTTTITTESPTTSTTTTTTTTTPSPPPPTTTPSTTTHVVVFTKTETTTTRPHETTTEDSSTSEEITSVETSRSIVHTQPLTHSHLCGSLRCERPVTWSTTTKRLFNRAWRRHRLRRRRYLSKLRKPK; this comes from the coding sequence ATGCACCAATTACCGACACCACCTGAAATTAACTTTTGTCAAACACCTCAAACAACTCAAAAAGATAACTCTGATTCGGACTATCTTGAAAATACAGGTGATTCTAGTACAGATTACAGTGATACATGTGAACCACCTTGTGAAGTCCCATCGACATGGGTGACAACCGAAGTAAGAACTCATCCATATATAGAAATTACTACGACACCTTTACTAACTACCACAACCACTGCTACAACTCAAACTATAACCACAACTGATAGTCCAACTACAACCACAACTGAAAATACAACTACAATCACAACTGAAAGTACAACTACAATCACAACTGAAAGTCCAACTACAAGCACTACTACAACTACAACCACAACAACCCCATCACCGCCACCACCGACGACAACTCCTAGTACTACAACACATGTTGTTGTGTTTACAAAAACTGAAACAACAACAACTCGACCGCATGAAACTACTACTGAAGACTCATCTACGTCTGAAGAGATTACAAGTGTTGAAACATCACGAAGTATAGTACATACACAACCATTAACTCACTCACATCTATGTGGATCATTAAGATGTGAAAGACCCGTTACATGGTCTACCACAACTAAAAGGCTCTTTAACAGAGCTTGGAGAAGGCATCGATTACGACGCCGAcgttatttaagtaaattaagaaaACCTAAATAA